One Burkholderia vietnamiensis LMG 10929 genomic window carries:
- a CDS encoding DUF3348 domain-containing protein has protein sequence MVQAPPRPALSGPTLVRLLARLTDADVAESRQTLSDRLSQWLGWTDAITLSSALNANPPAVAAGVRGYDAERDSARVRHDLAQAITGALRPRTRRRAGEMPPPPADTADFADFRQQCLSLQQEMETAIGQLRARLRVALAARSSALARLATLDAIMERVLGARERSLLGAVPALLGTRFERLRDAERQALADAQAAADADADAAPDAPSPAPVTPVVPGTWLDTFRDEMQSILLAELEVRFQTVDGLLAALRTS, from the coding sequence ATGGTGCAAGCACCTCCGCGCCCGGCGCTGAGCGGCCCGACGCTCGTCCGGCTGCTCGCGCGCCTGACCGATGCCGACGTCGCGGAATCCCGGCAGACGCTGTCGGACCGCCTGAGCCAATGGCTCGGCTGGACCGACGCGATCACGCTGTCGTCGGCACTGAATGCGAACCCGCCCGCTGTCGCGGCCGGCGTGCGCGGCTACGACGCCGAGCGCGACAGCGCGCGCGTGCGCCACGACCTCGCGCAGGCGATCACGGGCGCCCTTCGGCCGCGCACGCGGCGGCGCGCCGGCGAGATGCCGCCGCCGCCCGCCGACACGGCCGATTTCGCGGACTTCCGCCAGCAGTGTCTGTCCCTGCAGCAGGAGATGGAGACGGCGATCGGCCAGTTGCGCGCGCGCCTGCGCGTCGCGCTCGCCGCGCGTTCGTCCGCGCTGGCGCGGCTCGCGACGCTCGACGCGATCATGGAGCGCGTGCTCGGCGCGCGTGAGCGCAGCCTGCTGGGCGCCGTGCCCGCGTTGCTCGGCACGCGCTTCGAGCGGCTGCGCGACGCGGAGCGGCAGGCGCTCGCCGACGCGCAAGCAGCGGCCGATGCCGATGCCGATGCCGCGCCCGACGCGCCGAGCCCCGCGCCGGTCACGCCGGTCGTGCCGGGTACGTGGCTCGACACGTTCCGCGACGAGATGCAAAGCATCCTGCTGGCCGAACTCGAAGTCCGGTTTCAAACGGTGGACGGGCTGCTCGCGGCCCTTCGCACCAGCTAA